In Lagopus muta isolate bLagMut1 chromosome 6, bLagMut1 primary, whole genome shotgun sequence, one DNA window encodes the following:
- the CHST1 gene encoding carbohydrate sulfotransferase 1, translating to MQCSWKAVLLLALASIAIQYTAIRTFTAKSFHSCPIPVNCSLSQDADAAERLCDESPTFAYNLSTRKTHVLILATTRSGSSFVGQLFNQHFDVFYLFEPLYHVQYTLIPKLTQSKSTTDRRVMLGASRDLLRSLYDCDLYFLENYIKPQPINHTTDRLFRRGASKALCSPPVCEALGAVDLHLEEGDCVKKCGTLNLTLATESCREHGHVAIKTVRVPEVSDLRALVEDPRLNLKVIQLVRDPRGILASRSETFRDTYRLWRIWDGTGRKPYNLDVTQLTTVCEDFWNSVSTGLNRPPWLKGKYMLVRYEDLARNPMKKTEEIYDFLGIPMDGNVERWIQNNTRGDRSSSKHKYGTVRNSAATAEKWRFRLSYEIVAFTQRACQQVLAQLGYRAARSEEELKNLSISLVEERDFLPFS from the coding sequence ATGCAATGTTCCTGGAAGGCTGTCCTCCTACTAGCCTTGGCATCCATTGCGATCCAGTACACGGCAATCCGCACCTTCACCGCCAAATCCTTCCACAGCTGCCCCATCCCCGTCAACTGCAGCCTGAGCCAGGATGCTGACGCGGCCGAACGGCTGTGTGATGAGAGCCCCACTTTCGCCTACAACCTCTCCACCAGGAAGACGCACGTCCTCATCCTCGCCACCACCCGCAGCGGCTCCTCGTTCGTGGGACAGCTCTTCAACCAGCATTTCGATGTCTTCTATTTATTCGAGCCCCTCTACCACGTGCAGTACACGCTGATCCCGAAGCTGACACAGAGCAAGAGCACGACAGACCGGCGGGTGATGCTGGGGGCCAGCCGTGACCTGCTGCGCAGCCTGTATGACTGCGACCTCTACTTCCTGGAGAACTACATCAAGCCCCAGCCCATCAATCACACCACCGACCGCCTCTTCCGCAGGGGAGCCAGCAAGGCCTTGTGCTCGCCACCAGTCTGCGAGGCCCTGGGCGCCGTCGATCTCCACCTGGAAGAAGGGGACTGCGTGAAGAAGTGCGGCACCCTGAACCTGACGCTGGCCACCGAGTCCTGCAGGGAGCACGGGCACGTGGCCATCAAAACCGTGCGTGTGCCCGAGGTGAGTGACCTGAGGGCGCTGGTGGAGGACCCGCGGCTGAACCTGAAGGTGATCCAGCTGGTGAGGGACCCGCGGGGCATCCTGGCGTCCCGCAGCGAGACCTTCCGGGACACCTACCGGCTCTGGAGGATCTGGGATGGCACCGGCAGGAAGCCCTACAACCTGGACGTCACCCAGCTCACCACGGTGTGCGAGGACTTCTGGAACTCCGTTTCCACAGGCCTCAACCGGCCGCCATGGCTCAAGGGCAAGTACATGCTGGTGCGGTACGAAGACCTGGCCCGGAACCCCATGAAAAAGACCGAGGAGATCTACGATTTCCTGGGCATCCCCATGGATGGCAACGTCGAGCGCTGGATACAGAACAACACGCGAGGGGACCGCTCCTCATCCAAGCACAAGTATGGGACGGTGCGCAACTCGGCGGCGACGGCGGAGAAGTGGCGCTTCCGTCTGTCCTATGAGATCGTGGCGTTCACCCAGCGCGCCTGCCagcaggtgctggcacagctcgGCTACCGGGCTGCCCGCTCTGAGGAGGAGCTGAAGAACCTCTCCATCAGCCTGGTGGAGGAAAGAGACTTCCTGCCCTTCTCCTAA